In one Halichondria panicea chromosome 4, odHalPani1.1, whole genome shotgun sequence genomic region, the following are encoded:
- the LOC135335093 gene encoding ephrin receptor 1-like isoform X2, protein MVYLNLNDSAKCYGTLSSYKFCHYPMTTGTDYNAFLAVFRRQGDTYVPVMESGAFLQVTVAQAFNCSTSVPEGSGSVQIEPGDVIGVCLGPLQGQREQLNLVGNDATGFSVSGVSISGNCNLNTATVTISELINLPDRILHLSAEFSTNQPTSSGSLVPTPTTNPPTGGAAADNTAGVAVGVVFALLFVAVLVALIVIVVIVITKRGKTSYSLRANNNHQAIGIDNQIYGTGELESSFTDGKDVENNYEVPHENGDISPYEVVPPKRIGTMAAPASHKNLSVASRSATMPWNIQPAPYEGMAFGGDVYSSPIDAMRYSELIEQNKEEDIYSNVDPFQAPAADEDEIYSQLHSWGILNLSSSDVVIKRHLGSGQFGSVELGQWNRHGTKPVDVALKSLTKTSEEDKVKFLQEAAIMAQFRHPNVIMLYGVIAKEEPMTLVVELAQNGDLREFLLSMRPESFGEELDDRAQDDGTITDVTERRERSKTLPPESSTMFLKFSQQVALGMQYLAGKGFVHRDLAARNILVIKNKICKVADFGMSRDLENESYYVSHGGKIPVKWTAPEAIHYKKYSTASDVWAYECLLYEIWSIGHKPFEGIRNVDVIETVDSGKRLPPPPGIPKILYELMILCWHPETELRPAFRDIVLTLVGNKERVLDIPEEDSSTNPLSVVLGAPLEAGENMYSQLQSRYIDYAARKETEEDYFEID, encoded by the exons ATGGTGTACCTCAACTTGAACGATTCAGCAAAGTGCTATGGTACCCTCTCCTCGTATAAATTCTGTCACTACCCCATGACGACTGGGACAGATTACAATGCTTTTTTAGCTGTGTTTCGAAGACAAGGCGATACCTACGTACCCGTAATGGAGTCAGGAGCATTTCTCCAAGTCACGGTTGCTCAAGCCTTCAACTGTAGTACTAGTGTGCCTGAGGGGTCAGGCAGTGTACAGATTGAACCTGGAGATGTAATTGGAGTGTGTTTAGGGCCATTACAAGGTCAAAGAGAACAGCTGAATCTTGTTGGAAATGATGCAACTGGGTTTTCTGTCAGTGGTGTGTCTATATCTGGTAACTGCAATTTAAATACAGCAACGGTTACGATTAGTGAACTGATAAATCTTCCAGACAGGATTCTTCATCTCTCAGCTGAATTCT CCACTAATCAACCAACAAGCTCAGGCTCTCTTGTTCCCACCCCAACAACTAATCCACCAACAGGAG GAGCTGCCGCCGATAACACAGCTGGAGTTGCAGTTGGTGTTGTGTTCGCTCTCTTATTCGTGGCTGTCTTGGTAGCTCTGATAGTGATTGTCGTCATCGTTATTACAAAACGTGGGAAAACTTCATACTCTCTAAGAGCCAATAACAACCACCAAGCTATCG GTATTGATAATCAAATCTATGGAACTGGGGAGCTGGAGTCAAGCTTTACTGATGGCAAAGATGTTGAAAATAATTACGAAGTGCCTCATGAAAATGGTGATATCTCTCCATATGAGGTAGTGCCTCCCAAACGGATTGGGACAATGGCAGCTCCAGCATCTCATAAGAACCTGTCTGTTGCATCGCGCTCAGCCACCATGCCGTGGAACATCCAGCCTGCTCCATACGAAGGAATG gcgtTTGGTGGTGATGTGTACTCTTCTCCAATTGATGCAATGAGATACTCGGAACTTATTGAGCAG AACAAGGAAGAAGACATATACAGTAATGTGGACCCATTCCAAGCACCTGCCGCAGATGAAGATGAGATCTACTCGCAGCTGCATTCCTGGGGCATCCTAAACTTGTCCAGCAGCGATGTTGT AATAAAACGTCATCTCGGCTCTGGTCAGTTTGGTAGTGTGGAACTTGGTCAATGGAATAGACATGGAACTAAGCCAGTGGACGTGGCACTCAAGAGTCTCACCAAAACATCAGAGGAGGACAAAGTCAAGTTCCTACAAGAAGCCGCCATCATGGCTCAGTTCAGACACCCTAACGTTATCATGCTTTATGGAGTGATTGCTAAAGAGGAGCCA ATGACGTTGGTTGTCGAGTTGGCCCAAAATGGAGATTTGAGAGAATTCCTTCTTTCAATGAGACCTGA GAGCTTTGGTGAAGAGTTAGACGATCGTGCTCAAGATGATGGTACTATAACAGATGTGACTGAACGGAGGGAGAGGTCTAAGACACTGCCCCCTGAATCCAGCACCATGTTCCTGAAGTTCTCTCAACAAGTTGCTCTTGGGATGCAGTATCTGGCCGGCAAAGGAtttgtgcacagagacctGGCTGCTAGGAACATTCTTGTAatcaaaaataaaatttgcaAG GTGGCTGATTTCGGTATGTCACGTGACTTGGAGAATGAGAGCTACTATGTATCCCACGGAGGAAAAATTCCCGTCAAGTGGACAGCCCCTGAGGCCATTCACTACAAGAAGTACTCGACTGCCAGTGATGTGTGGGCCTACGAGTGTCTGCTCTATGAGATATGGAGCATTGGGCACAAGCCGTTTGAGGGAATTCGAAATGTGGAT GTTATTGAGACTGTGGACTCTGGAAAACGATTGCCTCCACCTCCTGGAATACCAAAAATACTCTATGAGCTGATGATACTATGTTG GCATCCTGAGACTGAGCTTCGCCCTGCTTTCCGTGATATTGTGTTGACGCTGGTTGGAAATAAAGAGAGAGTTTTGGACATTCCCGAGGAAGACTCCTCCACTAACCCACTGTCTGTCGTATTGGGAGCTCCACTGGAGGCCGGGGAGAACATGTACTCTCAGCTGCAAAGTAGATATATTGATTACGCTGCACGTAAAGAAACTGAAGAAGACTATTTTGAGATTGATTGA
- the LOC135335093 gene encoding ephrin receptor 1-like isoform X1, translating into MVYLNLNDSAKCYGTLSSYKFCHYPMTTGTDYNAFLAVFRRQGDTYVPVMESGAFLQVTVAQAFNCSTSVPEGSGSVQIEPGDVIGVCLGPLQGQREQLNLVGNDATGFSVSGVSISGNCNLNTATVTISELINLPDRILHLSAEFSPSTEPPTLPPTTDPLNTDPPATNQPTSSGSLVPTPTTNPPTGGAAADNTAGVAVGVVFALLFVAVLVALIVIVVIVITKRGKTSYSLRANNNHQAIGIDNQIYGTGELESSFTDGKDVENNYEVPHENGDISPYEVVPPKRIGTMAAPASHKNLSVASRSATMPWNIQPAPYEGMAFGGDVYSSPIDAMRYSELIEQNKEEDIYSNVDPFQAPAADEDEIYSQLHSWGILNLSSSDVVIKRHLGSGQFGSVELGQWNRHGTKPVDVALKSLTKTSEEDKVKFLQEAAIMAQFRHPNVIMLYGVIAKEEPMTLVVELAQNGDLREFLLSMRPESFGEELDDRAQDDGTITDVTERRERSKTLPPESSTMFLKFSQQVALGMQYLAGKGFVHRDLAARNILVIKNKICKVADFGMSRDLENESYYVSHGGKIPVKWTAPEAIHYKKYSTASDVWAYECLLYEIWSIGHKPFEGIRNVDVIETVDSGKRLPPPPGIPKILYELMILCWHPETELRPAFRDIVLTLVGNKERVLDIPEEDSSTNPLSVVLGAPLEAGENMYSQLQSRYIDYAARKETEEDYFEID; encoded by the exons ATGGTGTACCTCAACTTGAACGATTCAGCAAAGTGCTATGGTACCCTCTCCTCGTATAAATTCTGTCACTACCCCATGACGACTGGGACAGATTACAATGCTTTTTTAGCTGTGTTTCGAAGACAAGGCGATACCTACGTACCCGTAATGGAGTCAGGAGCATTTCTCCAAGTCACGGTTGCTCAAGCCTTCAACTGTAGTACTAGTGTGCCTGAGGGGTCAGGCAGTGTACAGATTGAACCTGGAGATGTAATTGGAGTGTGTTTAGGGCCATTACAAGGTCAAAGAGAACAGCTGAATCTTGTTGGAAATGATGCAACTGGGTTTTCTGTCAGTGGTGTGTCTATATCTGGTAACTGCAATTTAAATACAGCAACGGTTACGATTAGTGAACTGATAAATCTTCCAGACAGGATTCTTCATCTCTCAGCTGAATTCT CTCCTTCTACCGAGCCCCCAACCCTACCTCCAACCACTGATCCCCTAAACACTGATCCCCCAGCCACTAATCAACCAACAAGCTCAGGCTCTCTTGTTCCCACCCCAACAACTAATCCACCAACAGGAG GAGCTGCCGCCGATAACACAGCTGGAGTTGCAGTTGGTGTTGTGTTCGCTCTCTTATTCGTGGCTGTCTTGGTAGCTCTGATAGTGATTGTCGTCATCGTTATTACAAAACGTGGGAAAACTTCATACTCTCTAAGAGCCAATAACAACCACCAAGCTATCG GTATTGATAATCAAATCTATGGAACTGGGGAGCTGGAGTCAAGCTTTACTGATGGCAAAGATGTTGAAAATAATTACGAAGTGCCTCATGAAAATGGTGATATCTCTCCATATGAGGTAGTGCCTCCCAAACGGATTGGGACAATGGCAGCTCCAGCATCTCATAAGAACCTGTCTGTTGCATCGCGCTCAGCCACCATGCCGTGGAACATCCAGCCTGCTCCATACGAAGGAATG gcgtTTGGTGGTGATGTGTACTCTTCTCCAATTGATGCAATGAGATACTCGGAACTTATTGAGCAG AACAAGGAAGAAGACATATACAGTAATGTGGACCCATTCCAAGCACCTGCCGCAGATGAAGATGAGATCTACTCGCAGCTGCATTCCTGGGGCATCCTAAACTTGTCCAGCAGCGATGTTGT AATAAAACGTCATCTCGGCTCTGGTCAGTTTGGTAGTGTGGAACTTGGTCAATGGAATAGACATGGAACTAAGCCAGTGGACGTGGCACTCAAGAGTCTCACCAAAACATCAGAGGAGGACAAAGTCAAGTTCCTACAAGAAGCCGCCATCATGGCTCAGTTCAGACACCCTAACGTTATCATGCTTTATGGAGTGATTGCTAAAGAGGAGCCA ATGACGTTGGTTGTCGAGTTGGCCCAAAATGGAGATTTGAGAGAATTCCTTCTTTCAATGAGACCTGA GAGCTTTGGTGAAGAGTTAGACGATCGTGCTCAAGATGATGGTACTATAACAGATGTGACTGAACGGAGGGAGAGGTCTAAGACACTGCCCCCTGAATCCAGCACCATGTTCCTGAAGTTCTCTCAACAAGTTGCTCTTGGGATGCAGTATCTGGCCGGCAAAGGAtttgtgcacagagacctGGCTGCTAGGAACATTCTTGTAatcaaaaataaaatttgcaAG GTGGCTGATTTCGGTATGTCACGTGACTTGGAGAATGAGAGCTACTATGTATCCCACGGAGGAAAAATTCCCGTCAAGTGGACAGCCCCTGAGGCCATTCACTACAAGAAGTACTCGACTGCCAGTGATGTGTGGGCCTACGAGTGTCTGCTCTATGAGATATGGAGCATTGGGCACAAGCCGTTTGAGGGAATTCGAAATGTGGAT GTTATTGAGACTGTGGACTCTGGAAAACGATTGCCTCCACCTCCTGGAATACCAAAAATACTCTATGAGCTGATGATACTATGTTG GCATCCTGAGACTGAGCTTCGCCCTGCTTTCCGTGATATTGTGTTGACGCTGGTTGGAAATAAAGAGAGAGTTTTGGACATTCCCGAGGAAGACTCCTCCACTAACCCACTGTCTGTCGTATTGGGAGCTCCACTGGAGGCCGGGGAGAACATGTACTCTCAGCTGCAAAGTAGATATATTGATTACGCTGCACGTAAAGAAACTGAAGAAGACTATTTTGAGATTGATTGA
- the LOC135335093 gene encoding ephrin type-A receptor 5-like isoform X3: protein MTSECMVFPDRILHLSAEFAPTEHPTTPAPTDPPNTDPLTTDPLTSSGSLVPTPTTNPPTGGAAADNTAGVAVGVVFALLFVAVLVALIVIVVIVITKRGKTSYSLRANNNHQAIGIDNQIYGTGELESSFTDGKDVENNYEVPHENGDISPYEVVPPKRIGTMAAPASHKNLSVASRSATMPWNIQPAPYEGMAFGGDVYSSPIDAMRYSELIEQNKEEDIYSNVDPFQAPAADEDEIYSQLHSWGILNLSSSDVVIKRHLGSGQFGSVELGQWNRHGTKPVDVALKSLTKTSEEDKVKFLQEAAIMAQFRHPNVIMLYGVIAKEEPMTLVVELAQNGDLREFLLSMRPESFGEELDDRAQDDGTITDVTERRERSKTLPPESSTMFLKFSQQVALGMQYLAGKGFVHRDLAARNILVIKNKICKVADFGMSRDLENESYYVSHGGKIPVKWTAPEAIHYKKYSTASDVWAYECLLYEIWSIGHKPFEGIRNVDVIETVDSGKRLPPPPGIPKILYELMILCWHPETELRPAFRDIVLTLVGNKERVLDIPEEDSSTNPLSVVLGAPLEAGENMYSQLQSRYIDYAARKETEEDYFEID, encoded by the exons ATGACTAGTGAATGTATGGTTTTTCCGGACAGGATTCTTCATCTCTCAGCTGAATTCG CTCCTACTGAGCACCCAACCACACCCGCACCCACTGATCCCCCAAACACTGATCCCCTGACCACTGATCCACTGACAAGCTCAGGCTCTCTTGTTCCCACCCCAACAACTAACCCACCAACAGGAG GAGCTGCCGCCGATAACACAGCTGGAGTTGCAGTTGGTGTTGTGTTCGCTCTCTTATTCGTGGCTGTCTTGGTAGCTCTGATAGTGATTGTCGTCATCGTTATTACAAAACGTGGGAAAACTTCATACTCTCTAAGAGCCAATAACAACCACCAAGCTATCG GTATTGATAATCAAATCTATGGAACTGGGGAGCTGGAGTCAAGCTTTACTGATGGCAAAGATGTTGAAAATAATTACGAAGTGCCTCATGAAAATGGTGATATCTCTCCATATGAGGTAGTGCCTCCCAAACGGATTGGGACAATGGCAGCTCCAGCATCTCATAAGAACCTGTCTGTTGCATCGCGCTCAGCCACCATGCCGTGGAACATCCAGCCTGCTCCATACGAAGGAATG gcgtTTGGTGGTGATGTGTACTCTTCTCCAATTGATGCAATGAGATACTCGGAACTTATTGAGCAG AACAAGGAAGAAGACATATACAGTAATGTGGACCCATTCCAAGCACCTGCCGCAGATGAAGATGAGATCTACTCGCAGCTGCATTCCTGGGGCATCCTAAACTTGTCCAGCAGCGATGTTGT AATAAAACGTCATCTCGGCTCTGGTCAGTTTGGTAGTGTGGAACTTGGTCAATGGAATAGACATGGAACTAAGCCAGTGGACGTGGCACTCAAGAGTCTCACCAAAACATCAGAGGAGGACAAAGTCAAGTTCCTACAAGAAGCCGCCATCATGGCTCAGTTCAGACACCCTAACGTTATCATGCTTTATGGAGTGATTGCTAAAGAGGAGCCA ATGACGTTGGTTGTCGAGTTGGCCCAAAATGGAGATTTGAGAGAATTCCTTCTTTCAATGAGACCTGA GAGCTTTGGTGAAGAGTTAGACGATCGTGCTCAAGATGATGGTACTATAACAGATGTGACTGAACGGAGGGAGAGGTCTAAGACACTGCCCCCTGAATCCAGCACCATGTTCCTGAAGTTCTCTCAACAAGTTGCTCTTGGGATGCAGTATCTGGCCGGCAAAGGAtttgtgcacagagacctGGCTGCTAGGAACATTCTTGTAatcaaaaataaaatttgcaAG GTGGCTGATTTCGGTATGTCACGTGACTTGGAGAATGAGAGCTACTATGTATCCCACGGAGGAAAAATTCCCGTCAAGTGGACAGCCCCTGAGGCCATTCACTACAAGAAGTACTCGACTGCCAGTGATGTGTGGGCCTACGAGTGTCTGCTCTATGAGATATGGAGCATTGGGCACAAGCCGTTTGAGGGAATTCGAAATGTGGAT GTTATTGAGACTGTGGACTCTGGAAAACGATTGCCTCCACCTCCTGGAATACCAAAAATACTCTATGAGCTGATGATACTATGTTG GCATCCTGAGACTGAGCTTCGCCCTGCTTTCCGTGATATTGTGTTGACGCTGGTTGGAAATAAAGAGAGAGTTTTGGACATTCCCGAGGAAGACTCCTCCACTAACCCACTGTCTGTCGTATTGGGAGCTCCACTGGAGGCCGGGGAGAACATGTACTCTCAGCTGCAAAGTAGATATATTGATTACGCTGCACGTAAAGAAACTGAAGAAGACTATTTTGAGATTGATTGA